The DNA sequence TGCAGTGACTGAGAGTCAGACATATTGCTTGCTTGGTGAGGCACAGTTGAACTGGACCCGCCCCACTgaggtcatttaaaaaaacactccaGAGGAAACTCCAGAGGAAACTCTTTTGGTCATGTTTCAGTCATGGTTTGGTAAAGATCAtcataaaaacatttgctgGCATTCAGGACACAGTAATGGTATAAAATACTCACTTCATCGGAGAACCTCAATGAAAGAAATCAAGTtgatacatgtgtatatattcatattcatgtgtatatattcatattcatgggTGTAAATTCATATTCAGgtgtatatattcatattcatgtatctatattcatatttgtgtgaaaatattcatatttatgtgtctatattcatatttatattcatattcatgtctatatattcatattcacgagtgatttttttgttttgttttgttctgtttctataCATAGATGAGtcatagaaaataaatacatagagaaatgtttcacttttaaaactagaaaaacaaagtaccttagaacaaagaaagaaaatccacATGAAGAGgaaattcatcatcatcatcatcatcataaagtAACAAAGCATTTTTCCCCTCTTGGCTGTGATTGTATAGAGGCATATTTCCACAACTTTAGAACTGCAAGTCCCTTTTTTGCATTTGGTAACATTCGTCAGTGGTGCTGGTAgcgagtttgtttgtttgtttgttgttcatcACTTGGTCATGTTCAGTGACAACCTACCCTGGGAACCTCAAGATGGCGACAGGCGCCCCTTACACTGAGTCCACTCTGACTTGGTTGTTGTTGGTCATGATGGGCGAGGGCTTGCCCTTGAGCCGCTCCTTGGTGCCATTGGAGTCGTCGGCGACGAAGAGGGCACGCGGGGCACACGCAGCCCCCACGATGCGCTTGTACTCGCGTCGGAAGTTCTGGTTGAGCACGCCGTACACGATGGCGTTCAGGCAGCTGTTGAAGTACGCCAGGAAGTAGCTGGCCACAAAGAGCCACTCGGGCACCAGTGGGGCAGCTTGACGCGGCATTAGCGCCACCGCCAGCCCGATGAGGTTGAGCGGCGCCCAGCACACGGCGAAGAGCACGAAGACGGCGAACATAGTGACGAAGTTACGCACGTCGTGCGGCGTGAGGCGCGGCCGGCCATCAGGCTTGACGCGGCGCCGCGCGCGGATCACCAGCACCCAGATGCGCAGGTAGCAGTAGCTCACCACGCCGATGGGCAGCAGGAAGTGGAAGGACACCACGGCGATGGTGTAGGCCTGGCTGGCCGATTGCACGAAGGTGCATGAGTAGACACGCGCGTCGTAACGCAGTGAGCCCACGAAGACATTGGGCACGATGGCCAGCACGGTCAGCGCCCAGATCAGCAGCACGTAGCAGGCCGAGTTCCGGCCGCTGAATAGGCGATCATACGCCAGGCTGTGGCAGATGTAGCAGTAGCGGTTGACGGCGATGCCGGCGATGTTGAAGATGGAGCCCACTACGCTCACGCCCATCACGAAGCCGCTAGCCTGGCAGTGGGCAGAGCCCATCCGCCAGCCGCGGCGGAAGATGGCCACCAGGACTAGCGGGTACGGGTAGAGCGCCACCACCAGGTCGGCCACGGCCAGGCTCACCACGAAGACGTTGCCTAGGGGGTACAGAGAAAAGAGGGAttgacagacaaaaagagagagaatgagagtgagaggagagaggctATACTGTTACTTCAAAGATGTAAGTTTACTTTGTTTATCTGAGTACAGCATGCTACTATTTCTCATCCCTTGTACCATATAAACCATACAGCTTTAACAGACACTTTTGTTAAAGTAACTTTGAATTGTGAccaagtacaatttgagcaattgaggtttaagtACCTTGCTtaggggccaacagtggcaacttagtaGGGGTGGGTCTTGacctagcaaccttctgattactagtccagtacctgttCTGCTGAGCTGCAACATAACCTATACCTTGTGAGCTTGTGTATACCACTGTGTCCATTATGTATGTCCTTGTGTAGGTATTTGAGTGCTTGGCTGTTGTGTATGGCTACATCagtgtgaaagtgtgtatgtCCTTGTGTAAGTATGTGAATGCTTGGCTGTTGTGAAATACCTGTTGCGCACATGAAGGAATGCTGCAGATGAAAGCATTTCTAACAGCTACTGGGGGACAGACTGCTTTGTGCAAACAcacgtgtgggtgtgagtgcgTTTCAATGAAATGTAACAATGAAGAACCGTTTTCAGAAGAAAAACGCTGGTCTGTAACAAAGGCTCAGTTAGACTTCAGGGCCAAGCTCTCAAAAGCACTTGGAGTCTCAAAGCATTCATTcactttgtcacacacacacacaaacacacacatgtatgcacgcaaacacacacacacacacacacacacacacacacacacacaaacccattcTCATTGAAGTGTGTCTCCTAACGTTCCTGTGTGATgtgagaaaagtgtgtgtgcggggcTAGCTGAGGCCAACACTGACATCATCAATGGCTGCAACAAAGCTGTCAATCATTTGCACCCTTGAGCTTACTTTgagtacacccccccccccccacacacacacacacaaagtatccTTTCCTTCTTCCCATCCATGTTTAAAAGTCGTAACCTGCTGGTAATTAGCATCTGTTAGCTCCCAGCTTTTAGTGTTCGGTCTCTGGAGGGAGGCTACCCATCAGGTTGTGCTCTCACAGGAGACAGAAGGTAAGGCTTTTGTGGAGAACATTTTTTATATGGAACAAAATTCTTCAAAAGTACCAGCATTCCTCCAAATATCTCTGAGGACAGAGAAGTTATGTCAGTAGGATGGAAACTTTTCATGTTTCTACACTTAAAGGTGGCTATCTTAGATTAAATCCCGAGCTTTAACAGATGCCGTCCTCGCATTACGCCAGGCGTAAGAGTTGACCGGAAGCTTGGTGAGCTCCACTACAGCTCTCCCCGCTTTCCCCCCGGCCGCGTCTTCCAGACCTGATGCGCGCCGACAGCCGAGGTTGCGGGGGTCGTCTCCATAGTGATGTCCCATGTGTGtctgggggtgggagggggtggcACTGCAAAGTGGGTGGCGTTTTTTCCTGGCTGTGCTTCGCCTTCTTGCTTATGGACAGGGAGGACGTGAtgaagaggaagggagaggaaacAGCCAACGGCAGTCTGAGCCGGAGCTGCACGGCAATTAGGCTGTCAATCAAACCGCGTCTGCCGATGCGCGCATCCGCAtgctcaaagacacacacttcattttttttaagaCTCCTGCAAAATGCTCTTTCCTCCGGGAAGGTAGTGGGAGAGTAGCAGAGGCTTCAGGCTCtaaagagagcgcgagagagagagagagagagagagagagagtgtgtgtgtgtgagtgtgtgtgagtgtgtgtgtgtgttaaaaagtGTAAGGTGGATAATTGCTTCCACCAGCGGGTGCTGAGGAGGAACTGTTTTAAGGAGTTACTGATCACCTCCGTCCCCTGCAGAAAAAAAGTCTGTAAAAAGGCTGCTAACAGGCTACTGTCTACAGAACACAAACTCCCATTAGCGTTAGAAAAGTGTGCTAGCATTACAATGCCCAGATCCTCCCATGCTCCATACAGTGTACGGTCATCTGTTTGCCACGGTGACACTGCTTAACATGTGGGGTGACTGTCTTGAGAGTTAAGTCGCAGTCTCGTCCTAGCAATTGTGCCTGGGGTCAGAGTTCAAGCTTGGGGGTAAGAAGGGGTAAGGCCGACATATAAGCAAAAGAACAGCGACCCGCGTGAATAAAGACCCATCTGGACTTCCCCCATTATGCATCATTATGTGTAACCTTTAATTTATGCCAATGTGTGTTAAATGCCACGTGTTTATAGACAGCTGCCACTTATGCAGGCAGCGTCGATGGATGAACTcctgtaatatatataaactattagattttatatgtaaataaataattatactaataataaataaataatgcaataaatatttaaaaaacatgaattattgaatattaaattgtattatatgattatattaaattataaatatttaaaataatacagaaatattttaaattttagatATATGTCTGTTAATGTCAGCATattttgcatgttatttttaatatcatGTTCTTGACACATGATGTATAATATTTTTCTCAAACCAATGACATTTTCTCCAATGATATCTGAGGGTTATCAGATAAGTTGCATGAATGCTTCAGGTGGTGGTCTTGCGGTAACACAAGGTTAGAGAACGTTCTGGCTCAATACTCAGCACTGGATTTGGGAACCATTCTGTGGACCTCACCCTGTGAGCGTGCACGTGAGCGTGCACGTATGTAGCTACTGATAATGTTTTATAGATGAACGCACACTGAAGTGCTGAGGAAGCCATCCCGTCTGCCCAGAGTCTTCCGGAGCTTGTCTTTTTCTGTCagtctctttcttttctatCACTCGCTTTTTCACccactttctctcctctcttcctccctgtctTTTCAATTCATTTCAAAGCTCTGTTGGCATTGCCAaaatatctctccctctcccttttctctctgcttctctccttcCAACATCCAACATGGTAGTGGAACCCTTTAATACCTTGGTCAgcaaattttcattttcatttatctgcaaaatgatcagaacacacacacactctgccaggAAGATGACAGGCATATGAGCTTAGaaacacgtgcagacacacacactgctctaacacgtgcagacacacacactgctctaacacgtgcagacacacacactgctctaacacgtgcagacacacacactgctctaacacgtgcagacacacacactgctctaacacgtgcagacacacactactctatgaacaacatgcacagacacacaaaacacacttctcttttttttccaccctccaacacgcaggtctccagacatatctcagcatgtttgactgacattgaagctcaaccccagtaaaactgagcttctgtacatcccacgtactcccaacccttaccacgACCTCatagtttccttcgagaactccctggtatcaccatctgaagctgcttgtagcccgggcagaactttggacaactcatgtttcaaatctgacccagtcttgcagacttctcctttgtaacatacgaaggattctgccctttctctcacaggacgctgcccaggtgcttgtgctgtctcttgtgatctcaaagctagactactgcaactcgctacttgctggtcttcctctaagaaccatcagacctctacaacttgtccagaatgcagcagcacaactggtcttcaatcttctgaagttcacacacgtCACTccgctgctgtgctcccttcattggcttccagtagctgcatgcatcagatttaaaaccttgatccttgcctacaaagccaaaaatggaccagcccctccatacattaTGTCAacggtcaaagcccgatctgtacctcgagtacagTACTTAAGTACTTACAGTACTTAAggacagctcggcttgaaataccttgcttcaggtctcatggaagatgaGTATTGaaactattctctgtcctggctcctagatggtggaacaaacttccacttgctgtctggacagcagagtctcttgcagtcttcaaatgcagactgaagacccgtctacttgtggaatatttaaatgaccactgatcctacTCCTATGTTGACTCaatgaaactagtacttattgtagggtgttgtttattgcactgatgttgactgctcctttgttcactaacaaactctagcacttattgattattacacttattgtctgatatagagcttatatgtattttacatttctaggcatcagcattgatccttgTATtccaacagtattctagttcattggtatattggactctgaCCAACTGCACCGGCTatgatgtattctatgagtaaatgacgaTGCACTCCTGTAAGTTGGCTAAGACTgtcaatgtaaatataaacgtaaaacaaaaatcattatcAAGATAAAACTGCACGCGCCTAGCAAGAAAgcttagtctgtgtgtgtggccccaGAGCCCTGCCACTAGCAATCCCAGAGAGATgtctgtgctgctctctctctctctctctctctctctctctctctctctctctctctctctctctctctcacttcattTTTTATCAAATTCAGTAAATTATATTGGCACGACCATATCCATTTACAGTTTTGCCAAAGCTGTACTACAgtaaaacaatgtaaatgaGCCGTGGCAatattaaggaaattaagaacTCCACCATGTTTTAATAACAATATGACATGAACTGTAATTAAAAGAATGAAAGGATACTTGAGAAAAGTAAAGAAGTGGAAAGAAAGgacaataaataacaatttgGATAAGAGGAAGAGATAATAAATAGCTAGATAAATAGAGGAAGGTGTTTACAAAAAGGACAACAGTcattcgcgtgtgtgtgtttgcgagtGGCCTCCCGGTCCCTCAGGCTGTGGCAGGCAGATATGTGGTATTACCCAGCTTAAGTCCtgctttcttccttttctcACAGCAGGACGGAAGATTTGTCGGTGTTAAATAGACGTCTAAAGTTGGGGTGTAACATCTCAAATTTTGTTAAGCAATTTTGCCATATTTAGTTGTAATATTTCACATTCAGTCAGAAAGTGCTGCTCTGTCTCTACCGTGGTGTCATGGTCTCACTGCTGGCAGAGTCTCTGCTCTCCGGGCAGCCAAGAGTCCTTATGTGGCGAAGCTGTGTTCACGGAGGCTGTGGTTCTGCGTTTCATATCCGTCACTGTGAGCAGGCAGTCGGCTACTGTGTACCATCATTTTGGGGCCAGATAGCAATATATTTTGGTTTATGCTTGTGTGTCGCAGTGGGTTACGTAGTTTAGTTTTTGAAGTGTTATAATTTGGTTTGGCCtgactttttgtttgtatctctctctctctctctctctctctctctctctctctctctctctctctctctctctctctctctctctctccctctctctctctctctctcattcctctgTGGCCTCCTGCCCCAGTTTTGCTTAAACTACAGGTGTGGCCATTGCACACTAAGCTGAATTATATatctctctcgcgcacacacacacacacacacacctcagcaccaACAGGAAAAcacttttctttgtttcattttcttctccattttttaaaaaaactctttttattaccattttatttaaatgtattataattccCATAGTCATGCCGTCCTACTCCACCTAGTAGCGCTTCAGCGccatacacacacgtacttcATCTGTGCGTCACGGGCGCAGAACGTGCAGACAACAAGCAGGACAGAGACGCGAACGCGAGCCTCGAGCGGAGGCGTTTAACGAAATGAACGAAAGCGAAACCGAACATCAAAGTGCACCAACACGAACAAAAGAGCCGACGTAACATCAATGAACGACATCGGCCATGCAAACTAATAACATCATAACCCCGCAGGTGGCGTGGCTACCGATGTCCAACACACGCCAGCTGTGGGGGCCGTGTGCAAACATAACACAGGAATAAACACGCCGCCGGTTGCCGGGAGGGGGCGGCACCGTGGTACTGTGTGCACACCCGTGCATTTCTTTAGATTCTTTCAGTTGTAATGTGGGTACATGTATGTAAATCATCCCGATATTTTCAGCTGCACTTTCCGTTCTCTCTGAGGGGCCTTTGTGGATTCTTGCTGTGCCTAATTTGCTTGTAAAAACTGCATTTactttacatgtttattaataGAATTTCTCTAGAAAGTAGACATTAAGAATCGGGCTATGTGTATGTCTGCCTGTCCACTTGCTGATCCATCATCCATCTGACCAGTCTTGACTATCtccatccatctgtctctctctctctctctctctctctccctttcagatcctttcttctctcatccctcctCTTTGCCGTTGTCAGTTTTTAGTTTCCATAATTCACGTTGGTTCAATTCAATGTAACACGCATGAACATATTTGGTTCCAGTCTTCCCAAAACTATGATCAGAATGACAAAATCTTATTCAGAGCatcatttttaattacagtcaggttctttttttttttttcaaagcattaGAACATTCTCTCACTTTCTAGTTGTCATATAACTATTTCCAAAACACCACGTTGATGAACCCACTGGGCTATGCCATGTGAGGGCACGGTGTAGCCCGGTGTTTTGACCCCTGATGAGAGGCATGGACgtggccctgatggaaagggcagtTGCGTGGAGGGACACGTGGACAGTGTCACGCACAGGGGACACTCTCCGGAGGTGAAGGCAGTGTGATGGGACCATCACCTTCCAAAGGGGAGGATGGCATGACAGAGaccgtcacttaggaaggttaaatgggtgctatGGTTGATGTGCCAGGGAgctgctctttggtctggtggacagagctcacgtttacctcctgtcagagCTGGGTTTGAGTCCTGAGTACGGTGGCTGCCTGTAGAATTGGTTACAAGGCCCAGATGTGAGTAGTCAATAATCAGGTGTGAGTGTGCTGGTGCACAGCTTTAGAAGATCCAACCATACAAATGAAACAGTAGATTCACGTCTCTACCTCAggaattaacatttaaattggATTAGCAAATcgtattatttaaataaaaatggccAGTGGGTTGTTTTACCTCCTAGGGAGagacatttgatttgatttaatacAACACTGCTACCACTAATGAATAGGACttaaatttaattgaatttaatgCTGGTGAGTTACAAGGAGAAAATATATGACAGATTTCCAGACTCAGTGAAAACGtgcttcacaaaaaaaaaagattcagtgtgtgcatgtgtgagggtgtgcatGAATGTGCTTGTTGTAGTGCACCTTAAGTGAACTAGAAAAAAACATTGCACATGGgtccattctcacacacacacacacacacacacacacacacacacacacacacacacacacacacacacacacagacagacaagtGAAACAAGAAGATGGTCTCTCACACATACCTCTATTCCATTGATGTAATTAGACTGGAtaccctctccctccatctctagTAGTTGCCCACTGATGCTTGCTAAAACATCCATCAAAGTGCAACTccagacacacagagtgatTTTTGGCTTGTcttcatctgtatgtgtgtgtgtgcttgtgcgagtgtgcgtgtgtgtgtgtgtgtgcagttttaaGCATAGCCAGGAGCTTCAGGGTTGCCAGGTGGAGCCCTCCTGAAGACCCTGATACTGAAACAGTATTAAAAGCTGCAATGGCTCTGCATGGAACCTGGCACCTGTAGCAAAGATATGGAAACCTTCACAACACTGGAGAGAAAATGataaaggagagagatggagagaaggagacagaagcTCCACATACAAGTCCCCCTTTTAACACTGGTCCTGGATCAGGTTCTTCGATCCAAACCTTGACCATCCATAAAGGCAAGAGTACGCAAGGTCAGGAAAAATGAACTTCCGGGATCACAACTGATTACACAGCTGCTATTTTCAAAACTAATCATGTTTTCTTCAGTTTACATTCAAGGGGCATTTGCACCTCAACACAGTACCCAGATACAGAATACACAGTAGGCAGTCACATGATTTGTTCAATTTGGGAATAATTTCAAATGACACCTGGCCAAAACGGGAGCGACCAATCAGCTCCGAACAACCTGCATCCTGTTAAGCACGAATGGCTTTTTGAGTCTGACCAACGCACCAGGGTTGTTGTGTGTACTCGTCTCGGTTCCTTGGCCGATGCTTAAGATACACCTTTGCAGAAATGTGTGCAGAGGAGCCAAATTACTTTGCAGTGCTGTGCACTGATATACAGCTGCCCGTCTCTGGTTTCTGTCTTGTTTAGAAGACACTGATGACTGAAACCATCTGTTCAACATGTCCACCGAGTTCACTCAGAGCAGCGGGTTTTAACCTGTGTCCCGACACACACATGGCCCGGAATCTTCCACAGCCTTTTACAGATTACATTGCCTTGTACACTCCTTCCGTAAAGCGTGTTGTTGTAGTCACCTAAACCTGTACTGTATGTACTGAATCTAAGTATGTactgaatataaatatgtacTGAATCTAAGTATGTactgaatataaatatgtacTGTATCTAAGGGGCGTGTAGTGCTTCTGTGAACAGTATTCACTGTATCCCTGTCCACCATAATactacatatgtacatataatgGCCTACGACAGGTACCGTGTCTGCCCAAAAGGTAATTATGTCGGGTGGCATGTCCTCTGTGCATTCGTGCTGTCTACAGGGTGAGGTTGGGATGGAGGGAGGATGGGGGCGGCTGTCAGGCTGACAGGGCTGCAGCCCGAGGCTATAGCCCCTTATTCAGGACCACATGTCTGCCACTAGGGGGCGTCTCAGGTGCGCATGGGAAAGGGCGAGCGTAGGATTGCATAGGGCTGTAGGgtttaaagctgctttctgtGCTTTTAGCATTAAAGCTACAGACTCTTTTCTATTTTTAGCTGAACTTTTTCAGTGACTGCAAACATACTGGGTTCTGCTGAGGaaaggtgacacacacaaacgaaccCTAACAAAAAGCTCAGTGGATAAGATAtatgattagtaatcagaaggttgggcCtgtgagcaaggtccttaaccctaaattgcttgaactgtgttcagtcatagctgtaagtcactttggataaaagtgtctgctaaatgctgtaaataaataaatgaaccaTGTGGTAGGAGCTCTTTCTAGCTCTCACCACATTACACAACCTCTAGCCtgtgccccacacacacacagagtgaaaaagGCATAATTGTAATGCATAAGCAGAGTCTGGGCGCCAGCCCTTCTCGGTGTGAGCGGTCAGCAGCGAGGCCTGTACGGCCCCCTCAACATCATCGATGTTCAGGTGGGAGGTGGACAGGGTGGGAAAAATGTGGTCGCTGTGGCCAATCAAGAAGAGGCACTGTTGTCAGGGTACCAGTATTTAATGAAGTGGGGTGGTGGTTCAACTGTAAAAACAGGCAGATTGTGAAGGGCCTATTGCAGTGTACCTCCAGGTTTAAACACCATTTTCACCTTTGACATCATGAGAGGACTGCAGAATGCTA is a window from the Electrophorus electricus isolate fEleEle1 chromosome 9, fEleEle1.pri, whole genome shotgun sequence genome containing:
- the mtnr1aa gene encoding melatonin receptor type 1A-A; this encodes MFMNGSYVNSSALDPSEQALTRPPWVTTTLGGLLIFTIVVDILGNLLVIFSVYRNKKLRNAGNVFVVSLAVADLVVALYPYPLVLVAIFRRGWRMGSAHCQASGFVMGVSVVGSIFNIAGIAVNRYCYICHSLAYDRLFSGRNSACYVLLIWALTVLAIVPNVFVGSLRYDARVYSCTFVQSASQAYTIAVVSFHFLLPIGVVSYCYLRIWVLVIRARRRVKPDGRPRLTPHDVRNFVTMFAVFVLFAVCWAPLNLIGLAVALMPRQAAPLVPEWLFVASYFLAYFNSCLNAIVYGVLNQNFRREYKRIVGAACAPRALFVADDSNGTKERLKGKPSPIMTNNNQVRVDSV